GAGAGCGTGGCAGCCTCCTTAGTGCGCTGGACCGCCATCACCAGCCGCTTCAACCGCGTCAGCGCCGCGCCCAGCCCCTCCCACGAAAACTCCAGCTCGCTGCGATAATGCGCCTGGAGGCACATCAGGCGATAGGCGAGGGGGTGGTAGCCCTTGTCGATCAGGAGTTGCAGGCGCAGGAACTCGCCCGCGCTCTTGCTCATCTTGCCAGAGCGTTCGACGAGGAAATTATTGTGCATCCAGATGCGCGCGCCGCTGTCGGTCGAGCAGCTGCGCGCCTGGTTCTGTGCGATTTCGTTCGGATGATGAATCTCGCGGTGGTCGATGCCGCCGGTGTGGATGTCGAAGGGGAAGCCGAGCAAAGCCTCCGACATCACCGAGCATTCGAGGTGCCAGCCGGGCGCACCTTTGCCCCATGGGCTGTCCCACTCCATCTGGCGCGTCTCGCCCGGCGGGGTCTTGCGCCAGATGGCGAAGTCGGCGGGATGGCGCTTGCCGTCGACAGGGTCGATCCGGCTCTCGCCCTCGTCGGTCGCATGGCGCGCAAGGCGTCCGTAATCGGCGACGGTCGAGGTGTCGAAATAGAGGCCACTGTCGAGTTCATAGCAATGCTTGTCGGCGATCGCTTTGGCGAACTCGATCATCTGCGGCACATAATCGGTGGCGATCGACCAGTGCGCGGCCTCGGGCTTGCCCGCCTTCATCGGGCCTCGGATGTTCAGCGCCTTCACGTCGGCCCAATAGGCCTCGGTATAATGGCGCGCGATGTCCCAGATCGACTGCGCCTTTTCGGCCGCGGCCTTTTCCAGCTTGTCCTCCCCCGCATCGGCGTCGTCGGTGAGATGACCGACATCGGTGATGTTGATGACATGGGTGAGCTTGTATCCCTTGAACGACAGGGTGCGGCCCAGCGTGTCGGCAAAGACATAGGCGCGCATATTGCCGATATGCGGATAGTTGTAGACGGTCGGCCCGCAGCTGTAGACGCGCGCTTCGCCGGGGTGGACGGGCTCGAAGGTTTCGAGGCGGCGCGTCAGGCTGTTGAACAGCCTCAGCGGCGGGGAGGCGGGCGTGTCGGTCATGCCGCCGCCCATGCCCCGCACCGATGCGATACGTCAACCGAAAGACGGCTTACTCCGCGGGCGGGGTCCACAGATCGTCGTTGCCCGCGCCGGTCACCGGATCGTCGACGAGCGGCTCGCCGCTCAGCGGATCGATGTCCCGCATCGTGATCAGCGGCTGCCGCAGGGTATAGCCGCCGCCCTGTCCGTCTTCCCCGTCGCCCTCGATCTCTTCCTCGATCACATCCTGAACCGGAAATCCGCCATCGCCGTCGCGATCGAATGCGATGCAAACGGCCGGGCTGGAAAGGAGGCAGCCGTTGACCGTCGATCGCGGGTCATAACTGCCGACAACGGGCGCGACCCCGTTGACCGTCACCAGCTGAAGGGCCTGGAGCCCGGTGACCCGTCCGCCCGCACCCAGATGCGTGCCGTTGACGACGATCCGCGACGCGCCTTCAGTCAGGACGTCGAGCCCCCCCGCACCGAAGGTGAACCCGCGGCGCTCCGCGAGCGCCGTTCCGGCGCCGCTGTTCTGGACGAAGAAGCCGCCGACGACCGCGGCGCGGATACCGCGCGCGAAGAGTGCGCCTTCGTCGAGGACGATGCCGTCATTCCGGCTGAGCCGCTCGCTGATCGCGTCGGTCGTCATCGCCGAGGCGACGTCGGCAATCGCCGCCGCTGTTGCAACGATGATGTCGTCGGACACCATGTTGAGCTGACCCGCCGGTGCCGTGCCGTTGACGAGGCGCACCCTGCCCTGGCCAAGAATGACCTCGAGCGCGTCGTCCGCGACGAGATTGAGCGCATTGGCATCGGTCAGCCCGGAGAGTTCGACATTGCCGATCACGCGCATCTTGCCCGGCGTGCGGATCGTCAGCGCACCATTGGCGCCGAGGTTCGATCCGGGGGCGCCACCTGCCAGCGTGAAACTGTCGATGATGACGTCGGGCGGCGCTGCCGACCCGACCGAGCTGCCCCCCACGGAAGCCACTTCGGGTGCGAAGACCTCGATCTGCGCGCCGAACAGGCGGGTGAGTTCGTCGGCATCGATACGATAGCCCGACACACTGCCCCCTGGCGCGCCGCCGATGAAAGTCTGGTTGGCGTTGTTGTTGTTCGCGAGCGAGAGAGCCGTAGTGACGCCCGCGGTGCCGATGCGCGCCGCGGCGTCGATCGCAATGTCCGCCGAAGCGAACGAAATCGACTGCCCTGTGACGATGCCCGCCACGCCGATTGACGACCGCGCGGTGGCGCTGAGATCACCCGCGACGGTTACGGTGCCGAGATTGAGGACGCCGCCGTTGTTCGCGAGGATCGCGTCGGCGGCGGTGAGCGCGTCGATCGTCATCGCCGTACCCTGCGCGTCGAGATCGGCGGTGCCGGCGACGGAGCCGTTGCCGAGCGACAGATCGCCACTCGAGCGGACAAAGGCGTCGCCGACGTCGGTGACAAGCGTCGCAAAGTCCATCGCGTCGCCGCCTTCAATGCGGATCGCGTCGGCGCTGGCGTCGATCGGTCCCGAGGCAAAAAGCGCGCCGATACGGATCGCACCATTGCTGCTGGCAAGGCTCGTCGCGCCAAGCGCATAGACCTGGTCGGCGTCGATTCCTGCGGCGCCCGTCAGCGCGACATTCTGCCCCTCCACCACGGTCAGGTCGATTGCGCCGGCCGCGTTCAATGATGCGTTGCCGAGCGCGCGAACGCCGCCGCCCGCGATGCCCGCAGTCGAAGCGATGACGAGGTTGCCGTCGGCGGTGAGCGTCGGAGCCGGATTGCCACCTGGATCGGTGAGCGCGGCGATCGTGACGTTGTCGGCCGTGATCGCGATATCGCGCCCAGCGTTTACGGAGGCGGTCAGGGTGGCGGGGCCGGCGGAGTCGACGACAACGTCGTCGAACGATGCGACGTCGGCGAGCGTCGTCGCGCCGCCCTGGGTGCGGAGGCTGCTGTCGCCGCCGGTAACGCCGAGGCCCAGCGTGGACGCGCCGCCCACCGCGATCTCGTTGGCGGCGGTGAGCAGAATGTCGTCGCCTGCCGTCAGCGCGGCAGCGTCGATTGCGCCCGCGGCGGACTGCATGACGATGTCGGCGCCGTCCGCGGCCTGTGGGGTGATCGCGAAACCGGGACTGCCCGATGCCGAAGAAAAGTCGAGGATATGTGTATCGGCGCCCGCGCCGGTCGCGGCGACACCGTTGGCGAAGACATTGCCCGCGGCCTGCACCCTGACATCGTCGCCCGCGGCGATATTGGCGAGACTGGCGATGGTTCCCGCGAGCAGCAGCATATCTTCGCCCGCGGTGCCGCCGTCGACCGACGCGGCGCCGCCCGCGCTGACGCCGAACATGCGCGCGGCGGCACTGGTCGTCAGCGAGACGTCGGCGGCCGCAATGGCGAACAGATTGCCCTCTGCGAGCAGGCCGTTGCCATCGACATAGCCGCCGCTGGCGATCGCCGAAGCAAAGATACTGGCATCGGAATTGAGGAAGATGTTGCCGCCCGCGACGAAATTGCCCGTCAAATCGTCGGCGGCGAAAATCGAGATCGTGCCCGCGACATCGGCCGTATCCACCGACACCGCGCCGCCAAGGCCGAAGGCGACAAAGGATGCGTCGCCGGTGACCGGGCCGGTCAGCGCAACGTTGTCGGCGAACAGGCTGATGTCGCCGGTCGCGGCGATCGCGCCGCCGTCGATGCCGTCCACCGCCGACAGGCTGACCGTCAGCCCGGCATCGATGCTGTTGAACGCGATCGACTGGCCCGACACCTGCACGAATCCGCCGGCGCTCGAATTGCCGAGGTCGACCGCGCCCGGCGAGGCGATGCTGATATTGCCGCCGGTGATGATCGAGTTGAGCCCGGTGGCGAAGCTGCCTGCGCTGGCGCTGAAATCGCCAATCGCTTCGGCATGTTCGACCCTGGCTGCGCCGGGACTGAAGAGGCTGATGCTTCCGCCCGCCAGCCCGTCGACCATGATCGTGCCCGCGGGATCGCTGACCGTCAGCGACAGCGAGCCATCGGCGGCGGCGAGGCTGCCCGTCGCGCCGCTGACGCTGGTCGCCGCCGTCATCGTCATGTCGCCGCTCGCGTTCAGCGTCGGTGCCGTGCCTTCGCGATTGTCGTGGCGCAGGTCGATCTGGTCGCCCGCGTCGATCGTCAGCGATCCGTCGACGTCGAAACTCCCATTCGACTGGCCATAGACGCCGATCGATCCGTCGGTGATGAGCGTGACGTCGCCCTGGCTGGCGATCGCGCCGCCCGCTGGAGCGACGAAAATGCCCGCGGCCGCAGTGTCGATGTCGTTGTTCGTCGGCGCGGCGAGGCCGAACGCCTGCGCGGCGAGGCCCGCGAAATTGATGTCGCCGCCGCTGGTGCGCAATTCGATACGGCCTGCGATGTCGCCGCTGGCATCGATGCCCGTCTGCCCGAGGTCGATCTGGCCGGGTCCCGCGACACCGCTGCGCGCTTCGATCTCGACGCGTCCGCCCGCCGACAGGCCCATGAGGCCAAGGCCGCCATCGGTGCCGCCGCCCTGGCCGAGTCCGCCGCTGCCGCCTTCGCCCTCGACGCCATTTGCGGCAAGATCGACGGCCTCACCCCCCGAATCGATCGTGCCACCGACCGCGACCAGTCGGACGGTCCCGCCGCCGCCATTGCCCCCGTCGCCGCCATCGCCCGCCTGGTTTCCGGCCCCGAAGACGCTGTTTGCTCCCGCGCCGCCGGCGCCGCCGGCGCCGCTGCTGGCGAGCGCGACGCCGCCGCCGGTGCCGGTGCCGAGCGTCACCGCCGCGCCGTCCGTGGCGGCGATCTCTATCGTGCCGCCGCGGCCGTCACCGCCGTCGCCGCCGTCCGGGGCGGCAGTGGGGAAGGAGCCGAAGCCGAGCCCGGCCGATCCGCCGTTGCCGCCGACCCCGCCGGTGACGAAGTTGGTTTCGACGATGGTGAGACCCGCACCGGCGCCCACCGCCTGCATCCGCGAGGTGCCGCCGCTGCCGTTGCCGCCGTCGCCGCCGTCGCCATCGCGCCCG
This DNA window, taken from Sphingopyxis alaskensis RB2256, encodes the following:
- the cysS gene encoding cysteine--tRNA ligase; this encodes MTDTPASPPLRLFNSLTRRLETFEPVHPGEARVYSCGPTVYNYPHIGNMRAYVFADTLGRTLSFKGYKLTHVINITDVGHLTDDADAGEDKLEKAAAEKAQSIWDIARHYTEAYWADVKALNIRGPMKAGKPEAAHWSIATDYVPQMIEFAKAIADKHCYELDSGLYFDTSTVADYGRLARHATDEGESRIDPVDGKRHPADFAIWRKTPPGETRQMEWDSPWGKGAPGWHLECSVMSEALLGFPFDIHTGGIDHREIHHPNEIAQNQARSCSTDSGARIWMHNNFLVERSGKMSKSAGEFLRLQLLIDKGYHPLAYRLMCLQAHYRSELEFSWEGLGAALTRLKRLVMAVQRTKEAATLSEWKPFKKYLRSPGMVDDYIDSINETDEWFDFTGILGEFDDAISNDLNTASAFPTSEKLALTKLVEEAVTDPFIQLDNRLRLIATMDQIFGLRLLELDRIDLRIRPKTATITESEIEAILTRRKEARAAKDFATSDKLRDELIAAGVEVMDGDPLGWDWRLEA
- a CDS encoding beta strand repeat-containing protein, whose product is MRAIATPSPRHRGKPRLLASCAIAAGLAALAQGGPVAAQVAGTGSFVSGTGAIGNNGATNTTSVTVTTSESVINWVPTDNAPTGGAIDILPAGEIWNFIGTGDYTVLNRFVDASGGALGRQIALNGTVNSYIGSTTGPRGGNIWFYNAGGVLIGASGVINVGSLLLTANDVDTSGGLFGPGGTIRLGGASGSTSAITVNGAINANNAGNPGSSYVALVAPRIVQAGTVRVDGSAAYIAAEAANIRINGGLFDIDVTVGAEGGTVIDHSGTTTGPAHQQGDTDQSRIYMVAIPKNDAVTLLVGGAIGYDDAVSAQVDPDGAVRLSAGYNIVGGELDTAPVSAVAATIVAADTLFRSDTVARASGTFAAAPTQTLPGSPPALSADGQFLVEGNGSFTGDAGASLIIGAGQQGGATGNFTLQSGGTAGAVGNAALTVTGGTFAASDLAILASGTPEAVTGDAQGGNASLTIAGGSVTTSVLTIDASGVGEIGDGGTAGAGRGGNATFSQTGGTASIGDIRVSADGGAVESQSGLGVGGNATIDFSGGSITVADVFATADGFGGEGLPGNDDDPLNIIPGGDGQQGRGGTATINISGTAVVDASVIQASAVGTGGRGGEFFNFSSFSGVPGTPGDGAEGIGGTAAINVTGGTTTASSMIADASGIGGDGGGSFFSSSSGGATGIGVGGTGGAGRGGSATIALETAIPAVASASSVATGTGGDGGIHNVGGAGGDGFGGVAQAIVTGFDAGALLIAIASTGTGGDGGNGRDGDGGDGGNGSGGTSRMQAVGAGAGLTIVETNFVTGGVGGNGGSAGLGFGSFPTAAPDGGDGGDGRGGTIEIAATDGAAVTLGTGTGGGVALASSGAGGAGGAGANSVFGAGNQAGDGGDGGNGGGGTVRLVAVGGTIDSGGEAVDLAANGVEGEGGSGGLGQGGGTDGGLGLMGLSAGGRVEIEARSGVAGPGQIDLGQTGIDASGDIAGRIELRTSGGDINFAGLAAQAFGLAAPTNNDIDTAAAGIFVAPAGGAIASQGDVTLITDGSIGVYGQSNGSFDVDGSLTIDAGDQIDLRHDNREGTAPTLNASGDMTMTAATSVSGATGSLAAADGSLSLTVSDPAGTIMVDGLAGGSISLFSPGAARVEHAEAIGDFSASAGSFATGLNSIITGGNISIASPGAVDLGNSSAGGFVQVSGQSIAFNSIDAGLTVSLSAVDGIDGGAIAATGDISLFADNVALTGPVTGDASFVAFGLGGAVSVDTADVAGTISIFAADDLTGNFVAGGNIFLNSDASIFASAIASGGYVDGNGLLAEGNLFAIAAADVSLTTSAAARMFGVSAGGAASVDGGTAGEDMLLLAGTIASLANIAAGDDVRVQAAGNVFANGVAATGAGADTHILDFSSASGSPGFAITPQAADGADIVMQSAAGAIDAAALTAGDDILLTAANEIAVGGASTLGLGVTGGDSSLRTQGGATTLADVASFDDVVVDSAGPATLTASVNAGRDIAITADNVTIAALTDPGGNPAPTLTADGNLVIASTAGIAGGGVRALGNASLNAAGAIDLTVVEGQNVALTGAAGIDADQVYALGATSLASSNGAIRIGALFASGPIDASADAIRIEGGDAMDFATLVTDVGDAFVRSSGDLSLGNGSVAGTADLDAQGTAMTIDALTAADAILANNGGVLNLGTVTVAGDLSATARSSIGVAGIVTGQSISFASADIAIDAAARIGTAGVTTALSLANNNNANQTFIGGAPGGSVSGYRIDADELTRLFGAQIEVFAPEVASVGGSSVGSAAPPDVIIDSFTLAGGAPGSNLGANGALTIRTPGKMRVIGNVELSGLTDANALNLVADDALEVILGQGRVRLVNGTAPAGQLNMVSDDIIVATAAAIADVASAMTTDAISERLSRNDGIVLDEGALFARGIRAAVVGGFFVQNSGAGTALAERRGFTFGAGGLDVLTEGASRIVVNGTHLGAGGRVTGLQALQLVTVNGVAPVVGSYDPRSTVNGCLLSSPAVCIAFDRDGDGGFPVQDVIEEEIEGDGEDGQGGGYTLRQPLITMRDIDPLSGEPLVDDPVTGAGNDDLWTPPAE